The following proteins are co-located in the Acidimicrobiia bacterium genome:
- a CDS encoding aldo/keto reductase family protein — MRYRSVGRWGVEVSEVGLGSWLTYGGSVEADAATACIRRAYELGVNFFDTANVYSAGRAEEVMGAALADYRRESYVLATKVYFPMSRRPNSSGLSRKHIMEQLHASLRRLGTDTIDIYQCHRYDEKTPLEETCAAMADAIRSGKVHYWGVSEWTADQIAHAVTLCRSEGWPVPISNQPQYSMLWREIEKRVLPVSGELGLGQVVWSPLAQGVLTGKYATPDDIPEDSRAAGGDKDMVTWLLEPEVLDAVQALRPLAEEAGCTLPQLALKWALREPGISSVIVGATKVEHVDDNVAASDLDVPDELLQRAGDLLESVTRG, encoded by the coding sequence ATGCGGTACCGGTCGGTGGGTCGCTGGGGAGTCGAGGTGTCCGAGGTGGGGCTGGGGTCGTGGCTCACCTACGGCGGCTCGGTGGAGGCCGACGCCGCCACCGCCTGCATCCGGCGGGCCTACGAGCTGGGCGTCAACTTCTTCGACACCGCCAACGTCTACAGCGCGGGCCGGGCCGAGGAGGTCATGGGAGCCGCACTCGCCGACTACCGGCGCGAGTCCTACGTGCTCGCCACCAAGGTGTACTTCCCGATGTCACGACGACCCAACAGCTCGGGCCTGTCGCGCAAGCACATCATGGAGCAGCTCCACGCCTCCCTGCGCCGCCTCGGCACCGACACGATCGACATCTACCAGTGCCACCGCTACGACGAGAAGACGCCCCTCGAGGAGACCTGCGCGGCCATGGCCGACGCCATCCGCTCCGGCAAGGTCCACTACTGGGGGGTGTCGGAGTGGACCGCCGACCAGATCGCCCATGCCGTGACGCTGTGCCGCTCGGAGGGCTGGCCCGTGCCGATCAGCAACCAACCCCAGTACTCGATGCTGTGGCGCGAGATCGAGAAGCGGGTTCTCCCGGTCTCCGGGGAGCTGGGGCTCGGCCAGGTCGTGTGGTCGCCTCTCGCCCAGGGCGTCTTGACGGGCAAGTACGCCACGCCCGACGACATCCCCGAGGACTCACGGGCGGCGGGTGGCGACAAGGACATGGTCACGTGGCTCCTCGAGCCCGAGGTGCTCGACGCCGTCCAGGCGCTCCGACCCCTCGCCGAGGAGGCCGGGTGCACGCTCCCGCAGCTGGCACTGAAGTGGGCGCTGCGCGAGCCGGGGATCTCGAGCGTCATCGTGGGCGCCACGAAGGTCGAGCACGTCGACGACAACGTGGCGGCGTCGGATCTCGATGTACCCGACGAGCTTCTCCAACGGGCGGGTGACCTGCTCGAGTCCGTGACCCGCGGCTGA
- a CDS encoding flavin reductase family protein — protein sequence MPVQDGIVGPIPEGMDAEEYDKLRRRVLWAMPYGLYILGSRDGDRRNGMAINFVTQLSFSPKWLGVGVEKEAFTHELVTAGGVFSLNIIARDDRAIIRKFTKPVDVDTEASTLNDFPFHDGATGAPILDQAVAYVDCEVRDTLDCGEHTLFAGEIVDAAFQQDEDTEVLRMEDTRLNYGG from the coding sequence ATGCCGGTCCAGGACGGGATCGTGGGGCCCATCCCCGAGGGGATGGACGCCGAGGAGTACGACAAGCTGCGGCGTCGGGTCCTGTGGGCGATGCCCTACGGGCTCTACATCCTGGGAAGCCGCGACGGCGACCGTCGCAACGGCATGGCCATCAACTTCGTCACGCAGCTGAGCTTCTCGCCGAAGTGGCTGGGCGTCGGCGTCGAGAAGGAGGCGTTCACGCACGAGCTCGTCACCGCGGGTGGTGTCTTCAGCCTCAACATCATCGCCCGCGACGACCGCGCCATCATCCGCAAGTTCACCAAGCCCGTCGACGTCGACACCGAGGCGTCGACCCTCAACGACTTCCCGTTCCACGACGGAGCAACGGGAGCACCGATTCTCGACCAGGCGGTCGCCTACGTCGACTGTGAGGTGCGCGACACGCTCGACTGCGGCGAGCACACGCTCTTCGCCGGCGAGATCGTCGATGCCGCCTTCCAGCAGGACGAAGACACCGAGGTCCTGCGGATGGAGGACACCCGCCTCAACTACGGGGGCTGA
- a CDS encoding PLDc N-terminal domain-containing protein, with product MLAYDFPLLSLTLAVLWFFFIFSIFFAIIWAFIDNFRRHDHSGWAKAGWALVILIIPFFGMLIYLIARPPDAIPAT from the coding sequence ATGCTCGCCTATGATTTTCCGCTCCTGAGCCTGACCCTGGCGGTGCTCTGGTTCTTCTTCATCTTTTCCATCTTCTTCGCCATCATCTGGGCGTTCATCGACAACTTCCGTCGTCACGACCACAGCGGCTGGGCGAAGGCCGGATGGGCACTGGTCATCTTGATCATTCCCTTCTTCGGGATGTTGATCTATCTCATCGCTCGTCCGCCCGACGCGATTCCCGCAACCTGA
- the meaB gene encoding methylmalonyl Co-A mutase-associated GTPase MeaB, producing the protein MTKAVAAASAGDLVEAAVTGERGAVARLLSMIETGGPDAHTAVGALYSHTGSAYVVGITGAPGSGKSTLTDRLVGRIRDDGDEVGVLAIDPTSPFSGGAILGDRIRMQDHATDPGVFIRSMATRGHLGGLALATPQAVRVLDAAGKDWVLIETVGVGQVEVEIAGAADTTIVVVNPGWGDAIQANKAGLLEIADVFAVNKADRPGAAEAVRDLEMMLDLAGDREWRPPVVETVAVDDTGTDTLLDAVATHRRFLESDGRLDARRHRRTLDELRRIVVAQLDARADDLCSGQRFETLAQRVVERDIDPYAAAAELLGTEG; encoded by the coding sequence GTGACCAAGGCCGTCGCGGCTGCATCCGCGGGAGACCTCGTGGAGGCCGCCGTCACAGGTGAGCGTGGCGCCGTGGCGCGCCTCCTGTCGATGATCGAGACCGGAGGCCCCGACGCACACACGGCGGTCGGGGCGCTCTACTCGCACACGGGGAGCGCCTACGTCGTCGGCATCACCGGTGCGCCCGGGTCGGGGAAGTCGACGCTCACCGACCGGCTCGTCGGGCGCATCCGCGACGACGGTGACGAGGTCGGCGTGCTCGCCATCGACCCCACGAGCCCGTTCAGCGGGGGAGCGATCCTCGGCGACCGGATCCGCATGCAGGACCACGCCACCGACCCCGGCGTGTTCATCCGCTCCATGGCAACGCGCGGCCACCTTGGCGGCCTGGCACTCGCCACACCCCAGGCCGTGCGCGTTCTCGACGCCGCGGGAAAGGACTGGGTGCTGATCGAGACCGTCGGGGTCGGGCAGGTGGAGGTCGAGATCGCCGGGGCCGCCGACACCACCATCGTGGTCGTGAATCCCGGGTGGGGTGACGCAATCCAGGCGAACAAGGCCGGGCTGCTCGAGATCGCCGACGTGTTCGCGGTCAACAAGGCCGACCGTCCCGGTGCGGCAGAGGCCGTGCGGGATCTCGAGATGATGCTCGATCTCGCGGGCGACCGGGAGTGGCGCCCACCGGTGGTGGAGACCGTCGCTGTCGACGATACGGGCACCGACACACTGCTCGACGCCGTCGCCACCCACCGCCGGTTCCTGGAATCGGACGGGCGGCTCGACGCCCGCCGTCACCGCCGCACGCTCGACGAGCTTCGCCGCATCGTCGTCGCCCAGCTCGACGCCCGCGCCGACGATCTGTGCAGCGGTCAGCGGTTCGAGACCCTGGCGCAACGTGTGGTCGAGCGCGACATCGACCCCTACGCCGCCGCCGCCGAGCTCCTCGGCACCGAAGGCTAG
- the lon gene encoding endopeptidase La, which produces MPVLPVLTLTTGVVLPQMVLTIAAESDEARAAVAAAMEADRRLLLLPKVGDRHARVGTVAVIEDSGDLPSGGRGILVRGLARARVGAARPNGDSALHVEAQPLGEPSPSERAHEMAREYKAVVESVLEHRGASRLIEGLRGIDDPGVVADTAGYSPDVTFEQKVELLEAVDVEERLDKALGWMRDTLAELSLKDKVRRDVTEGMEKTQREFMLRQQLEAIRKELGEDDDVVAEYRARMDTADLPDDVAEAVERELGRLEKTSEQSAEHGWIRSWLDTIFEIPWGTLSEEHLDVSAARDVLDADHTGLDDVKERILEFLAVRKLRSDRGREQEGGRGSGAIIALVGPPGVGKTSLGESVARALGREFVRVSLGGVRDEAEVRGHRRTYVGAQPGRIARALREAGTMNPVFMLDEVDKLQPGAFSGDPSAALLEVLDPAQNHSFRDHYLEVELDLSHVLFIATANVVDTIPGPLLDRLEVVRLDGYTEDDKVAIARNHLLERQIERNGLDDDEVTVDDDALRGIVLDYTREAGVRNLEREIGTVLRKVATRIAAGDDTPPVSVGRGDLPDLLGRPKFFNEVVDRTANPGVATGLAVTGVGGDVLFVEASVMPGDGGTGAGSFTLTGQLGDVMSESAQIAQSYVRSHGDALGLDADGFAGKRFHLHVPSGAVPKDGPSAGITMTTALVSLLSGRRVRSDVGMTGEVTLQGRVLPIGGVKQKVLAAHRAGLREVILPARNEGDLDDVPEAVAAEMTFHTVDDVADVLGIALEPATVEDAAA; this is translated from the coding sequence GTGCCTGTGCTACCGGTGCTGACGCTGACCACCGGTGTCGTGCTGCCCCAGATGGTGCTCACCATCGCCGCCGAGTCCGACGAGGCCCGCGCCGCGGTGGCGGCGGCCATGGAGGCCGACCGGCGCCTCCTGCTACTGCCGAAGGTCGGCGACCGCCATGCCCGGGTCGGCACGGTGGCGGTCATCGAGGACTCCGGTGACCTGCCGAGTGGCGGTCGTGGCATCCTCGTGCGAGGTCTGGCTCGCGCGCGGGTGGGCGCCGCCCGACCCAACGGGGATTCGGCGCTTCACGTAGAGGCGCAGCCGCTCGGCGAACCCTCCCCATCGGAGCGGGCCCACGAGATGGCCCGTGAGTACAAGGCGGTCGTCGAGAGCGTGCTGGAGCACCGCGGCGCGAGCCGCCTCATCGAAGGCCTTCGCGGGATCGACGATCCGGGCGTCGTCGCCGACACGGCCGGCTACTCGCCCGACGTCACGTTCGAGCAGAAGGTCGAGCTCCTCGAGGCCGTGGACGTCGAGGAGCGTCTCGACAAGGCCCTGGGCTGGATGCGCGACACCCTCGCCGAGCTCTCCCTCAAGGACAAGGTTCGGCGCGATGTGACCGAGGGGATGGAGAAGACCCAGCGCGAGTTCATGCTGCGCCAGCAGCTGGAGGCCATCCGGAAGGAGCTCGGCGAGGACGACGACGTCGTGGCCGAGTACCGGGCGCGCATGGACACGGCCGATCTGCCCGACGACGTAGCCGAGGCCGTGGAGCGTGAGCTCGGCCGCCTCGAGAAGACCAGCGAGCAGAGCGCCGAGCACGGGTGGATCCGCAGCTGGCTCGACACGATCTTCGAGATCCCGTGGGGGACGCTCTCCGAGGAGCACCTCGACGTGTCCGCGGCCCGCGACGTCCTCGATGCCGATCACACGGGTCTCGACGACGTGAAGGAACGCATCCTCGAGTTCCTCGCGGTCCGCAAGCTGCGCTCCGACCGAGGCCGTGAGCAGGAGGGCGGCCGTGGGTCGGGAGCCATCATCGCTCTCGTGGGTCCGCCCGGCGTGGGCAAGACCTCCCTCGGGGAGTCGGTGGCGCGCGCCCTGGGTCGTGAGTTCGTGCGAGTGTCGCTCGGTGGTGTGCGCGACGAGGCCGAGGTGCGCGGGCACCGTCGCACCTACGTCGGTGCGCAGCCCGGGCGGATCGCGCGGGCGCTGCGTGAGGCGGGCACGATGAACCCCGTCTTCATGCTCGACGAGGTCGACAAGCTCCAGCCCGGTGCGTTCTCCGGTGACCCGTCGGCCGCGCTCCTGGAGGTCCTCGACCCGGCGCAGAACCACTCGTTCCGCGACCACTACCTCGAGGTCGAGCTCGACCTGTCCCACGTGCTGTTCATCGCCACGGCCAACGTCGTCGACACGATCCCCGGCCCGCTGCTCGACCGCCTGGAGGTCGTCCGCCTTGACGGCTACACCGAGGACGACAAGGTGGCGATCGCCCGCAACCACCTGCTGGAGCGCCAGATCGAGCGCAACGGGCTCGACGACGACGAGGTCACCGTCGACGACGACGCCCTGCGGGGGATCGTGCTCGATTACACGCGTGAGGCCGGCGTCCGGAATCTCGAGCGGGAGATCGGGACGGTGCTTCGCAAGGTGGCGACGCGCATCGCCGCCGGCGACGACACTCCACCCGTGTCGGTCGGACGCGGCGACCTGCCCGACCTGCTCGGCCGCCCGAAGTTCTTCAACGAGGTGGTCGACCGCACCGCGAACCCCGGCGTGGCGACCGGCCTCGCCGTCACGGGCGTGGGTGGTGACGTCCTGTTCGTCGAGGCGAGTGTGATGCCCGGCGACGGGGGCACGGGAGCGGGCAGCTTCACGCTCACCGGGCAGCTCGGCGACGTCATGAGCGAGTCGGCGCAGATCGCGCAGTCCTACGTGCGCTCGCACGGCGACGCGCTGGGTCTCGACGCCGACGGCTTCGCCGGCAAGCGCTTCCACCTGCACGTGCCGTCGGGGGCCGTCCCCAAGGACGGTCCGTCGGCGGGGATCACGATGACCACGGCGCTCGTCAGCCTTCTCTCGGGCCGCCGGGTCCGGTCCGACGTGGGGATGACGGGAGAGGTGACCCTCCAGGGCCGCGTGCTGCCGATCGGTGGCGTGAAGCAGAAGGTGCTGGCGGCCCACCGCGCCGGGCTGCGGGAGGTCATTCTCCCGGCCCGTAACGAGGGCGACCTCGACGACGTGCCCGAGGCCGTCGCCGCGGAGATGACGTTCCACACCGTCGACGACGTGGCCGACGTTCTCGGCATCGCTCTCGAGCCTGCGACTGTCGAGGACGCGGCGGCCTGA
- a CDS encoding acyl-CoA dehydrogenase family protein, translating into MDFAPSPRSEELRNELLAFVDEHVVPAESVYAQQVEESGNVRFHPPVMEELKAEARRRGLWNLFLPDDEFGPGLSNVDYAPLCEIMGRHVLLAEATNCAAPDTGNMEILAQFGTPEQQEQWLQPLLDGEIRSAFAMTEPWVASSDATNIVSRIERDGDDYVINAHKWFTTGAMTDRCKVAIVMGVTNPEADTYHQQSMILVPFGTPGFTVVRGLPVFGHDAGAGHGETLFEDVRVPASNLLGEEGGGFAIAQARLGPGRIHHCMRAVGLAEHALELLCQRAQQRVAFGKPLADQGVVRDTIANLRLEIEQVRLLTLKAAWMMDTVGKKAARFEISAIKVAAARMATRACNEAIQVYGGAGVTDDWPLAAMYAHARTLHFVDGPDEVHLDQIARREVRRYEAFRA; encoded by the coding sequence GTGGATTTCGCACCGAGCCCCCGATCCGAGGAACTGCGCAACGAACTGCTCGCCTTCGTCGACGAACACGTCGTGCCGGCCGAGTCGGTCTACGCGCAGCAGGTCGAGGAGTCGGGCAACGTCCGCTTCCACCCTCCCGTGATGGAGGAACTCAAGGCCGAGGCCCGCAGGCGCGGCCTCTGGAACCTGTTCCTGCCCGACGACGAGTTCGGTCCCGGACTGTCGAACGTCGACTATGCGCCGCTCTGCGAGATCATGGGGCGACACGTCCTCCTCGCCGAGGCCACCAACTGCGCGGCGCCCGACACGGGCAACATGGAGATCCTCGCCCAGTTCGGTACGCCCGAGCAGCAGGAGCAGTGGCTCCAGCCTCTCCTCGACGGGGAGATCCGCTCGGCCTTCGCCATGACCGAGCCGTGGGTCGCCAGCTCTGATGCCACCAACATCGTGAGCCGGATCGAACGCGACGGCGACGACTACGTGATCAACGCCCACAAGTGGTTCACGACCGGCGCCATGACAGACCGCTGCAAGGTCGCCATCGTCATGGGCGTCACGAACCCGGAGGCCGACACCTACCACCAGCAGTCGATGATCCTCGTTCCCTTCGGCACCCCGGGGTTCACCGTCGTGCGCGGGCTACCGGTGTTCGGCCATGACGCCGGGGCGGGCCACGGGGAGACGCTCTTCGAGGACGTCCGCGTGCCGGCGTCGAACCTGCTCGGGGAGGAGGGCGGGGGCTTTGCCATCGCCCAGGCCCGGCTCGGACCCGGGCGCATCCATCACTGCATGCGGGCCGTCGGGCTGGCCGAGCACGCCCTCGAGCTTCTCTGCCAGCGTGCCCAACAACGTGTGGCCTTCGGCAAGCCCCTCGCCGACCAGGGCGTGGTGCGCGACACGATCGCCAACCTCCGGCTCGAGATCGAACAGGTTCGCCTCCTCACGCTCAAGGCGGCGTGGATGATGGACACCGTCGGCAAGAAGGCGGCCCGCTTCGAGATCTCGGCCATCAAGGTGGCCGCCGCACGCATGGCGACGCGCGCCTGCAACGAGGCGATTCAGGTGTACGGCGGCGCCGGCGTCACCGACGACTGGCCACTGGCGGCCATGTACGCGCACGCGCGCACGCTCCACTTCGTGGACGGGCCCGACGAGGTGCACCTCGACCAGATCGCGCGCCGCGAGGTCCGCAGGTACGAGGCCTTCCGCGCCTGA
- a CDS encoding enoyl-CoA hydratase/isomerase family protein: protein MPDLVRTERLDNGVVVVTLDSPPVNALSRALLVELAGIAEELALDAEVKAVVLCGAGRMFAAGADVSEFGGPEEARVVTGAFRVAGDTLGTIPRPTIAALHGAALGGGLEIALACDLRVALASTKLGQPEILLGLIPGGGGSQRLSRLIGPARTKEIVWSGRQLRAAGALELGIVDRIVEHPGDDDTAPADIIREAAVEWASELASGAVVAMGLVKRAIDDGLDGTLADGLDRESDAFVKVFETEDAAAGVASFLDHGPGQAEFRGR, encoded by the coding sequence ATGCCCGATCTCGTACGTACCGAACGTCTCGACAACGGCGTCGTCGTCGTCACCCTCGACTCGCCACCCGTCAACGCCCTGTCGCGTGCCCTCCTCGTGGAGCTGGCCGGGATCGCCGAGGAACTGGCCCTCGACGCCGAGGTGAAGGCCGTCGTGCTGTGCGGGGCCGGCAGGATGTTCGCCGCCGGAGCCGACGTCTCGGAGTTCGGCGGGCCCGAGGAGGCCCGGGTCGTCACGGGGGCCTTCCGGGTGGCGGGCGACACGCTGGGCACCATCCCGCGACCCACGATCGCTGCGCTGCACGGGGCGGCGCTCGGAGGAGGACTCGAGATCGCCCTGGCGTGTGACCTGCGCGTCGCACTCGCCTCCACGAAGCTCGGCCAGCCCGAGATCCTGCTGGGTCTCATCCCCGGCGGAGGCGGCTCCCAGCGCCTGAGTCGCCTCATCGGCCCGGCGCGCACCAAGGAGATCGTGTGGTCGGGCCGCCAGCTGCGTGCGGCCGGGGCGCTCGAGCTCGGGATCGTGGACCGCATCGTGGAGCACCCGGGCGACGACGACACGGCACCAGCTGACATCATCCGTGAGGCGGCCGTGGAATGGGCGTCCGAGCTGGCGTCAGGAGCCGTCGTAGCGATGGGGCTCGTGAAGCGGGCGATCGACGATGGTCTCGACGGCACGCTCGCCGACGGCCTCGACCGGGAGTCCGACGCCTTCGTGAAGGTCTTCGAGACCGAGGACGCCGCCGCCGGCGTCGCGAGCTTCCTCGACCACGGCCCGGGACAAGCAGAATTCAGGGGCCGTTAG
- a CDS encoding DUF2252 domain-containing protein produces the protein MPSLVDGTVAERAEVGRAARKDVPRSSHGDWSPAEGRRDPITLLEEQNATRVPWLVPLRHARMRVSPFTFYRGTARIMAADLASTPVSGFTAQLGGDAHLSNFGAYASPERQLVFDANDFDETLRGPWEWDLKRLAASFTIAGQHLGFSRKACREATTHAVRSYRAAMADFAKMRTLDLWYDYVSVADLHASGKMDSAEFETRLDRFQHRSEKKNSLQALRKLAVEVDGHYRIRSDPPVLFPLRDLPAEYDPRALEALVRRALESYKGTLSDERRWLLDQYTPIDVGIKVVGVGSVGTRCVIVLFQGRDGGDPLFLQAKEAEASVLEEHLEPSPYENSGRRVVEGQRLAQAQSDIFLGWTEGLEGRQFYVRQLRDWKGSVEVEDGSPRQMRFYAGLCGRTLARGHARSGDPIAIAAYVGKGTVLDHALADFSEAYAAQNMDDYERFQEAIDNGRLEVSELR, from the coding sequence GTGCCGAGCCTTGTTGATGGAACCGTTGCCGAGCGGGCCGAGGTCGGGCGTGCCGCCCGCAAGGACGTCCCGCGGTCGAGCCACGGAGACTGGAGCCCGGCGGAGGGACGGAGAGACCCCATCACGCTGCTCGAGGAGCAGAACGCGACCCGTGTCCCGTGGTTGGTCCCGCTTCGCCACGCGAGGATGCGCGTGTCGCCCTTCACCTTCTATCGGGGAACGGCGCGCATCATGGCGGCCGACCTCGCGTCGACACCCGTCTCCGGTTTCACCGCCCAACTCGGCGGTGACGCACACCTGTCGAACTTCGGTGCCTACGCGTCCCCCGAGCGACAGCTCGTGTTCGACGCCAACGACTTCGATGAGACGTTGCGCGGTCCGTGGGAATGGGATCTCAAGCGTCTCGCGGCGAGCTTCACGATCGCCGGACAGCACCTCGGTTTCTCCCGCAAGGCATGCCGAGAGGCGACGACGCACGCCGTCCGTTCATATCGGGCGGCGATGGCCGACTTCGCGAAGATGCGTACCCTCGACCTCTGGTACGACTACGTCAGCGTGGCGGACCTCCACGCCTCGGGGAAGATGGACTCCGCGGAGTTCGAAACACGACTCGACCGTTTTCAGCACCGCTCCGAGAAGAAGAACAGTCTTCAGGCGCTGCGCAAGCTGGCGGTCGAGGTCGACGGGCACTACAGGATCCGGAGCGACCCTCCCGTTCTCTTCCCTCTCCGAGATCTACCGGCTGAGTACGATCCCAGGGCACTCGAAGCGCTGGTGCGCAGGGCACTCGAGAGCTACAAGGGAACGCTCAGCGACGAACGACGCTGGCTCCTCGACCAGTACACGCCGATCGACGTCGGTATCAAGGTCGTCGGCGTCGGCAGCGTGGGGACCCGTTGCGTGATCGTCCTCTTCCAGGGGCGCGACGGAGGGGATCCCCTCTTCCTCCAGGCCAAGGAGGCCGAGGCCTCGGTGCTCGAAGAGCACCTCGAGCCGAGTCCCTACGAGAACAGCGGACGGCGGGTGGTGGAAGGCCAGAGGCTGGCGCAGGCACAGTCCGACATCTTCCTGGGCTGGACCGAGGGCCTCGAAGGCCGTCAGTTCTACGTGCGCCAGCTCCGCGATTGGAAGGGGTCGGTCGAGGTCGAGGACGGGAGCCCCCGACAGATGCGCTTCTACGCGGGGCTCTGTGGCCGGACGCTCGCGAGGGGCCACGCCCGATCGGGCGACCCGATCGCGATCGCCGCGTATGTGGGGAAGGGCACCGTTCTCGACCACGCGCTGGCTGACTTCTCCGAGGCCTATGCGGCTCAGAACATGGACGACTACGAGCGCTTCCAGGAGGCCATCGACAACGGCCGCCTGGAGGTCTCCGAGCTCCGCTGA
- a CDS encoding NifU family protein, whose protein sequence is MTTGTDTDPREAGVAEAIDAIRPALQADGGDIRLVGIDDEGVVSVELVGACGTCPVSTMTLKAGVERIIMDRVDGITEVVQVES, encoded by the coding sequence ATGACCACAGGGACCGACACCGACCCCCGCGAAGCAGGCGTCGCGGAGGCGATCGACGCCATCCGCCCTGCGCTCCAGGCCGACGGCGGCGACATCCGACTCGTCGGCATCGACGACGAGGGCGTCGTGTCGGTCGAGCTCGTGGGCGCCTGTGGCACGTGCCCGGTGTCGACGATGACGCTCAAGGCCGGTGTCGAGCGCATCATCATGGATCGCGTCGATGGCATCACCGAGGTCGTCCAGGTCGAATCCTGA
- a CDS encoding DUF4389 domain-containing protein, which yields MAIEKYPARFELDAPLEVANWRPLVQWLLAIPHLFIVNVLSAVANVLAFVSFFAVLFTQRIPDGIVGFQAMVLRYQYRVLTYVHFMREDYPPFSFETVELDDGIDQTRLSIENPGEMNRWLPLVKWLMLIPHIIVVVVLAIGAVFVGIVAFFAVLFTGKFPEGMRNYILGVARWALRINFYGMFLTDEYPPFSLDQSPPLGGGQAPGAGGTPPPPPPAAPTTPPAPPPPTAPPA from the coding sequence ATGGCGATCGAGAAGTATCCGGCACGCTTCGAACTGGACGCACCCTTGGAGGTCGCCAACTGGCGCCCGCTCGTCCAGTGGTTGCTGGCGATCCCGCACCTCTTCATTGTCAATGTTCTGTCGGCGGTCGCCAATGTGCTCGCCTTCGTGTCGTTCTTCGCCGTCCTGTTCACCCAGCGGATTCCTGACGGAATCGTCGGTTTCCAAGCCATGGTTCTGCGCTACCAGTACCGGGTCCTCACCTACGTGCACTTCATGCGCGAGGACTACCCGCCGTTCTCCTTCGAGACGGTGGAGCTCGACGACGGTATCGACCAGACCCGTCTGTCGATCGAGAACCCCGGTGAGATGAACCGGTGGCTCCCCCTCGTCAAGTGGCTCATGCTCATCCCCCACATCATCGTCGTGGTCGTCCTGGCCATCGGGGCGGTCTTCGTGGGGATCGTCGCGTTCTTCGCCGTGCTCTTCACCGGTAAGTTTCCCGAGGGGATGAGGAACTACATCCTCGGCGTGGCGCGCTGGGCGTTGCGGATCAACTTCTACGGGATGTTCCTCACCGACGAGTATCCGCCGTTCTCGCTCGACCAGAGCCCGCCCCTGGGTGGTGGGCAGGCGCCGGGCGCCGGTGGGACACCGCCCCCGCCGCCTCCTGCGGCACCCACGACACCGCCGGCGCCGCCACCCCCGACCGCACCGCCGGCCTAG
- a CDS encoding class I SAM-dependent methyltransferase gives MLGDPAGLDVLELACGTAYLSAWLDAAGARTVALDLSRAQLATAQRCQALFGRRFPLLEATADDVPLRSASFDLVVSEYGAAPWCEPRRWLAEAARLLRPSGKLVFLTNSVLAGLCVPDDEGLAGDRLLRSPRELVPVAWPGGGIEHHPGHGQWIRELRAAGFDVEALHELYAPSDASTPAYYEIVSADWARRWPAEDLWVARLRG, from the coding sequence GTGTTGGGCGATCCAGCCGGGCTCGACGTCCTGGAGCTCGCGTGCGGCACGGCGTACCTCTCCGCGTGGCTCGACGCCGCGGGCGCCCGAACGGTCGCGCTGGATCTCAGCCGAGCTCAACTCGCCACGGCACAGAGATGTCAGGCCCTCTTCGGTAGGCGCTTCCCGCTTCTCGAGGCCACCGCGGACGACGTCCCGCTGCGTTCGGCATCCTTCGATCTGGTCGTGAGCGAGTACGGCGCCGCACCATGGTGCGAACCGAGGCGCTGGCTGGCCGAGGCCGCACGGCTCCTGCGCCCCAGCGGGAAGCTGGTGTTTCTGACCAACAGCGTGCTCGCCGGCCTGTGTGTCCCCGACGACGAGGGACTTGCCGGCGACCGCTTGCTGCGGTCGCCGCGAGAACTCGTCCCCGTCGCTTGGCCGGGTGGCGGTATCGAGCACCATCCGGGCCATGGACAATGGATTCGGGAGCTGCGAGCAGCGGGTTTCGACGTCGAAGCGCTCCACGAGCTCTACGCTCCGTCCGACGCGTCGACGCCGGCGTACTACGAGATCGTGAGCGCGGACTGGGCTCGGAGATGGCCGGCCGAGGATCTCTGGGTCGCACGGCTCCGGGGATGA